A region of the Cannabis sativa cultivar Pink pepper isolate KNU-18-1 chromosome 3, ASM2916894v1, whole genome shotgun sequence genome:
aaaataaaagaagcatTCGAGGTTCGAGAATATCAATGCCTAATATCAGACAGACATGAAAGCATCATCAAAGCAACTAGGAAAGTGTTCCCTGAAATAACACATGGCTACTGCATCTTCCACCTCTTGTCAAAcctcaaaacaaaattcaaaaaaaatgcaAAGCATTTCAGAGTGCCATTCTTTGCAGCTGCAAAAGCTTACACAGAAATGGAGTTTGAATTCCATATGAGGGAGCTAGACAACTTGGATAAGCGCATAAGACCGTACCTGGAAAAAATTGGCCATGAAAAATGGTCAAGGTATCATTCAGAAAACAACAGgtgaaaacaaataaaaaggATAAAATTAATGACATATTCAGATATTTTAAGCGTTGTATTTGCGTTGTTTTTGCGTTgcgtttgagtttttttttttttaaagtagaACTATGATAGAAACTGTCAAAATTATAGGTACTCTACCATGACATCAAACATAGCTGAGGCACTGAACTCAGCAAATTTAGCAGCAAGGGAAACACCAGTCACAACATTAATGAAGTGCTTGAGGGCACAAATGCAAGAGTGGACATACAATAATAGAAAGGAGGCACAAAAATGCATAACAAGGCTGACACCATCATCTGAGAAAAAACTCATAGGGAACTATGTACAGTCATTGCGACTAACAGTAAGTTGAGATTATCGTTCGCATAAAGTAAAATGAAAACAGTTGTTTTTGCatagttttttggttgttttaaagttggtttaaaacaTGCAGGTGAAACCAGCAAACCAAAACCTGTCTGAGGTGATAGATGAAAACAGAACaagaatagtaaaattgaaGGAGAAGACGTGCACATGCAATAGATTTCAAAAAGATGAAATGCCATGTAACCATGCAGTCGCCGTCATGAAGGACTTgaacataaacacatacaactaTTGTGCACAATACTACACATCAAAAGTATGGCTGCAAACATATGAAGAAACAGTATACCCAGTTAGAAACGTAAGAGAATGGGAACTACCAGAATTTTTTGAAGACATCATAGTGTTGCCTCCAAAAGAAAGAATCAAGTCTGGAAGGCCGAGGAAAAGAAGAATGGCAGCAGCTTGGgaaacaaagaaacaaaacaagTGTGGCAAGTGTGGACAAAAGGGACATAACAAAAAGACCTGCAGAAGAATTACAGCATAGAAGTACAAACAACTACAcatcaaccaaaaaacaactatactaaaacatttagaaaaacATACTACATATTACTATTAGttgttacatatattttttattatgaat
Encoded here:
- the LOC133036153 gene encoding uncharacterized protein LOC133036153 — encoded protein: MQVKPANQNLSEVIDENRTRIVKLKEKTCTCNRFQKDEMPCNHAVAVMKDLNINTYNYCAQYYTSKVWLQTYEETVYPVRNVREWELPEFFEDIIVLPPKERIKSGRPRKRRMAAAWETKKQNKCGKCGQKGHNKKTCRRITA